The sequence CTCATTCATCAGCTATCAGTTTAGAACATGAGCTTCCATAAGCAGAGCAAGAATGCCTGAAATCAAGGTGCTATTGTCCGTGGAACTGCAACTAGGAAACCCTGGCCATTACTGCAGTAAATAGCTTAAGAAAAATAATACTCATGATTTAGTTTAAGCACAGTCTTCACATCATCCCATTGCTTCTGTTCTTTGAGATTCCTTATGaaaattctttattaaaaagattctttataaaaaaaatctctggctTCTTAACATAACTGTGGGACACATCATAAGCACAGCAAGCAGTCTCCCACCCACCTGCCCCATAAGcaagggcagagagagaaagtTCCCATTATATGTGGGGAAAAACAGAGGCAAAGAAAGTATGCTGAGAGAGAGACTAGCACCTTGGGTGCCTTCCATTCAAAGTTTCCCTCTCCAGAGAAAGGTGACTAAAATAGAACCAACTGACAGACTAGTAAAGTCCACTTTATTAGCCTAGAATTGCCCAATACCATGCTGCCTAGTGAACCAAGCTAAAAAGCGCTTGTAAAAATCTAGTCTTGACCTAGTGGCATGAAAGCTATTATGCAGGAGAACAGAGGAGGTGGTACTACACAGACTGGAAGGCTGACAGAGGGGAGAGTTTTCTGAAGGTCATTTTCTGAAGACTTCACAAGAACTGACAGGGGCACACAGCATGTGTAAACATCCTGCCTGTGCTACTGTTCTCAGATGGTAAAGGACTTCAGTTTTGCACCTTTTGGGAGAATAAGAGGAAAATACACCCCCTGAGACACAGTAAGCAAGACTGCTGATCAGAACAGCAAGCCTTACAACTACTTCGGCAAGAGAGCATCATCTGTGAGGCACGTGGTTTTTTTCCAAGTTAGCATTGTAAAAACTAGCTTGTGACAGGAGGAATGAGCTGTCTTATTTGACACTGCTACATACAGCAGGCTTTGCCAGGCTGAGACCTCCACCAGGGCACCAGTCAATACATGAGCCTATTAAGTTAAATCTTTACCAGTTAATACTTCTGGCTTTTGAGATGCAGCACACAATGTTCTGATTTATTTCCATTGATCTCTCCCTGACACGTGGCTGCACATTTGAGGAAGGCAGTTAAGGGAAGTACATCTCCTGCAAAGCATTCCACCCTGCAGGCAGCTCTCAGGGCAAGCAACACTAACTGCAGGGCTAAGGGTCTGGGTAGGTAACAGTGAATTATCTAGAAAACAAACCGCTGCTTCCTTGGCTTTGAACTCCTTCTCCCTCTGCAAGCGGTACTGTTCAATCTCTGCCTGGGCTTCTTCTTTTGCCTGCTTCAGCCTCCGattctttcctgttttgaaaGAAAGTACCATGTTAAACAAAGAAGAGAAGGTATTGAAAGCATGTTTCCCCACACTGCTCCAGCTATATGAGGCAAAACAATCACTGTAGCATCTGCAGCACCTCGTCCTGTAGGAGGCCATCAGCCACAGCACCAGATCTCGGCTCTTCCATATATGCGTTGCTAACCAATCTCAGGAGCACCGGGCTGCCTGCATGCCACTGAACCATCACCAACCTCACCAGGCAATAAGCTTCCAACAGCAAGAACTGCACAGGTTCTCTAATCCAGTGGATGCACTTAGACAACCTGCAGGCCTGGCTTCGCTCATGCGAGCGTACAACATCTCCGAGATTCCAAACAGCACAGcagaaagaacatgcaatcttagTTTTGCAATCAAAGAACCAGCTAGTGCATGAACTTCTCCTCCTTGACTCTACCATCTTCCCTTTCAAGGCTATCATCATTAGAGTGAACTACAACAATCTACTTCTCACAAAACTGTAAGAGGTTAGAACTGCAAGACAGCAGAGCATCATTAAATAACAGCACCTGAAGTTAAAAAGATGATTTGTTTAGGTGGGGCTCTTTGAGAAAAATTTGGGCTCCACTTAATAGGAAAAGCTGACCTCAAGCCCCAAGAAGTAGCTCCCTGCTCTATAAAATATCTGGTCATCTACATGAAAATATACTGCTTTCAtcgcaagaaaaaaattaaagattgaAAAAGTGTGCACATAAGCATATCCTATCCCTCAACAAAAAATCCTGATGCTGTGAAGGAAAGGCTTTTGATGTTGGACTCCTACTGGGGAGCAGTCCCCACTTTCGTGTCAATTTTTCAGTAGGAGAGAAGTCGTCCAACTCATTTGACACTTGTGCAGGTTTCTCCAGCTATTGACACAAAGGTGCCTCCCTGCTGTCACAAAGCATTCAACTTCGCCTTGCACATCTTCACACAGAAGAGAGATTTCTGGATAACCAAATCACAGCTGCGCTCCCAAGGAGCTGACAGTCATCACTAAACTCACCATTGCCGAGAGCATCCCTTTGGCCTTCTCACTAGCGAGGCAGGCAGCGTTTTGTCTATAGAGTTAACGCCTCCTGAACAGAGAACGCACCGCACGCTCTCTCCCTTTCCCAGGGACACCCTGGGAAGCAAAccctgctgaaataatgagcaCAATATAACAATCCacacagaaaggcagagagagcccCTCCTAGCTTGAACACAGAGGGCTTCGTGCTTTGGCTGTgcctctcacagaatcacagaatcgctgaggttggaagggacctctggagatcatctctgTTCAGCTCCTGGCCATCCGCACTCTCAGCCCTAAACTAGCAGTAAAACACCGATACCATCTTCACTAGCTGTCAGTGCTGGGCAGTCTCTCAGGCACGGCGCAGGCCGGGAAGGCCCAAAGCAGCAGAGAGGCCTGCCCGCAGGCTCCCCAAGACCCTGCTGATGCTCAGGCTGGGAATTAGCTTGCTCAGCCGGTTCACGAGGGGCAGCTCCAACACCAGCAGCATTGTAAaccaagaaaaagggaaaaaaaaacaaatggcaaCAAAACGGATCGCTGGAGTCTTTCTCTGCCAGCTCGGTAGGGGCACGGTCGCACCACCTGTGAGacacgggcagctccgcgcccggagggaggcaggcaggcagggagccgcCGCGGCAGCCGGGCTGCAGGAGGCCCGAGGGCCGCTCCAAGCCGTCAGCCCTCCGGGGCTCCGCGcttccccgcggggccgggcagcccccgcgcctcAGGCCGGCGGCCCGCAGCACGCCGGCCCCGCATCGCCTCCCCCAGCCGAGGCCCCCCCAAGCCGGCGGGCGCCACGGAGGCCCGAGGGggcccgcaggccccgccgccggggcggagggcggccgcgccgccccctacTCACGCTTGCGGGCCTCGGCCACCTTCTCGGCGGCGCGCTTCTcggcctgcagcagctgctggatgCCCTGCGACTGGCTCGCCATGGCGGCGGCTCCGCTAACGGCCGCGGCAACGGACGGCGCCGCGACGTGCTGCGtcaccgccgcgccggggcggggccaACGCGCCGCCCGCCCCTCGCAGGGCCGCGGCGCCCAACGACCGACGGCGCCGCCCTCGCGCGGCCCCGGTGCAGCCCGTGCGCTTCTGATGGCCGCGGAGCCGCAACGCGCGGGGGCCCCGCTTGAAAACGGCGCTGACAGAGCTACAAGCTCCTCAGGTGTCGCAGTGCCGAGCTGAGCAGAGCCCAGAGGCCGTCGGGAGCCCGGGCCGGCCCCGTGTGTGAGGCGGCTACCTCAGCTCGTACGGGCTTTTTTAAAACGTTGCCCTAAGTAGTTTGTTTTTGTAAGGGAATAAACCACGCCGGTTATTTTCCCCGAGCCAAACGCAaagtgtgtgtgtaggggggggggagttgtcaACACAGTCGAACTCTCCCTGTTTTGGTTCACGTTTCCTCCTAGTAAGGATTTCTCACTGGGCTCCGTGGAAAGTGGGTGGGATCCCttgttcttcattaaaaaaaccaaaatcctGAGGAGAACTGCTGTTGACTGAGTTTCAGCCAGGCCCTCAAACATCTCCCGTGCTGGTGTAGACACTGTTCCTGTCCAGGAGCTGCCCGAGTCACTGAGCTTTTCGGAGGTTTCCGAGTACTTTTTTgaccccttccccccaaaaaataaagATTGGAAAGCTGAAGGAAGTCTCACTCTCAACCCTTCAGGAACTAGAAAGGCAGTagaaggaattttttaaaaaagtcgtGGTTTTTAGTTGTTCTCATTGTTGAGGCAACGTGGAGGCGGCAGCGGAGCACCCGGCGGGCACATTGCTGTTAAAACGGGCCCCGGAGGAAGCTGTTTCCCCCGAGGGCAGTGGACCTGACGTTTCCCTCCCGAGCTCAGATCCACAGAAGCGCACAGAGATTTATGACTGTCCGGGACCATTTTCTAACAGTGCCCAGGAGAATGAGGCCTTCTACTCTGAACACACCTAATTCACTTCAACCCCATTTCAGCCTAACCCTGGGCCGTTGTGCCCCTCCTGAGTGCCGGTTCCTCCTGACACTTTCGGAGTGTAAATTACAATTTTTGCCACCACGGCAGTGTCAGAGCTGTGACAGTGACTCATATCACTACAGGGAGGAATTAGTGTCTGCTGCTACGCCTCTTCCGTCCCCG comes from Apteryx mantelli isolate bAptMan1 chromosome 21, bAptMan1.hap1, whole genome shotgun sequence and encodes:
- the ATP6V1G1 gene encoding V-type proton ATPase subunit G 1, which codes for MASQSQGIQQLLQAEKRAAEKVAEARKRKNRRLKQAKEEAQAEIEQYRLQREKEFKAKEAAALGSHGSCTTEVEKETQEKMSIIQQNFQKNREVVLSQLLSLVCDIKPEIHVNYRING